GAAGAAATCGGATAGTCCAACGCCTCAGTGCGATTCCCAAGTTGTCCAGCGACCTCACCGGCGACTGGAACCTGAAACTTTCCCCACGTTTTCGAATCCCATGAATCAGGCGAACCATGCTTTTTGAAGGCAACGAGCGCAAGCGGCGCGAACGCGAAATGCGGCAGGCGGGACGCTTGCCTCCGGGGCAATCGCTCACCCTGAAATGGCCGGTGTTGCATTATGGCTCCGTGCCGCGCTTCGATCCCGCGAAATGGGATTTCCAACTGCGCGGGTTGGTCGAGAAACCGCTGCGGTTAAGCTGGGAGGAATTCAACCGCCTGCCGAAGTCGGAGGTCCACAGCGACTTCCACTGCGTCACGCGCTGGAGCCGCTTCGACAACACGTGGACGGGCGTGCTCTTCCGCGACATGCTGCAACTGGTGCAGCTCAGGCCGGAAGCGAATCACGTGCTCGTGCACGGCGAGCAGGGCTACACCGCCAACCTGCCGCTGGCCGACCTTGATCGCGACAACGTGCTCTTCGCCACCCATCACGACGGCGAACCGCTTTTGCCCGACCACGGTTATCCGCTGCGGCTGATTGTTCCGCACCTGTACGCGTGGAAGTCAGTCAAGTGGGTGCGCGGGCTGGAATTTCTCGATCACGATCAAGCCGGCTTCTGGGAGCAGAACGGATATCACATGTACGGCGATCCGTTTAAGGAGCAGCGCTTCAGCGAGTGAATGAAAGCCTTGGAATTAAGAATTAGGAAGTCGGAATGAAGAATGCCTGGCAAACCGTGTGGGCGCCTGCATTCTTCATTCTGACTCCTTACTTCTTCAAAATCGGGTTGTAGCCGTCGCCCGTCAATTTTGAGCGCATGGACTCTGCCTCTCTCACGTCCCGGAACGGCCCGACCTGCACGTGATAGAACTTGTCCGTTGGCCCATTGGTGGTGAGGACCGGATAATTTTTCTTGCGTAGCGCGTTGACCAGCGCGTCGGCGTCATCCTGCTTGGTGACCGCCGCCACCTGTACCATGTATCCCACGCTCAGCGACACCGGCTTCGTCGCTTCAGGCGTTGTCGGCTTCGATTCGATGGTCCTGGTTGAAGCTTGCGGCGCAGGCGGCTTGGCCGGAGACTCCAGCTTGGCCTTGGGCTCGTTCTGCTCGACCGCCTTGTAAAAGGTCAGCTCGTCGGAACTGGATCTCGCCCCGTTATCCGGTGGGCACTCACCCCCACTGGCGCAGTCAGGCTTGACGGGAGTCTCTGGCACTGTCGGCGACGGCTTGGTTGCGCCGCTGGTGTGGATCACTGCGGTCCCGGCCGCCAACACCGGTTCAGCCGCCGACTTCCGCCCCAGCGAAAAGCCCATGCTGAAGAACAGCGCGCAGACGATCACCAACCCGAAGAACAGGCCCAGCAAGCGGCCCGTTCCCAACGTGACTTCCTGATCCTGAGAGTCCATGTCTACTCCAAAATGCAGGCGTCAGGTAAGGCAAACCAGAAGCGCTGAAGCCTGAAGCCTGCTACGTTCCGCTTCCCGCCGGCGCCGCGCGATCCTTCATGCGCCTATCAATCAGCGACTGCAAGCCTTCCAGCAAATCCACCGGCAACGGGAAAACGATGGTGGTGTTCTTCTCCACCCCGATTTCGGTCAGCGTCTGCAGGTAGCGCAATTGAATGGAGACAGGCTCGGTGGCGAGCAGGTGTGCCGCGTCCACCAGGCGCTGCGCCGCCGAGAATTCGCCCTCGGCGTGGATGATCTTGCTGCGCTTCTCGCGCTCCGCCTCCGCCTGCTTGGCCATGGCGCGCAGCATGGATTCCGGCATGTCCACTTGCTTCACTTCGACGTTAGCCACCTTCACGCCCCAGGGCGCGGTGTGCTGGTCGAGGATGCTCTGGATGCGCAAATTCAGCTTTTCGCGGTGCGACAGCAGTTCGTCGAGCTCGACTTCCCCCAGCACCGAGCGCAGCGTGGTCTGCGCAAACTGCGACGTCTGGTAGAGGTAGTTCTTCACCTCGACCACGGCGCGCCGCGGGTCCACCACGCGCAGGAAGATGACCGCGTTCACCTTCAGCGTGACGTTGTCGCGCGTGATGATGTCCTGCGGCGGGACCTCCAGTGCCTCCTGCTGCAGCGAGACGCGGACCATTTTGTCCAGCGGCGCAAACACCAGGAAAATGCCGGGTCCCTTGGGCTCGGGCAGCAATCGCCCCAGGCGGAAGATGACGCCGCGCTCGTACTCGGGAAGAATCTTGA
The nucleotide sequence above comes from Terriglobia bacterium. Encoded proteins:
- a CDS encoding slipin family protein, which codes for MNPLTFIPIAIFVLYILNSIKILPEYERGVIFRLGRLLPEPKGPGIFLVFAPLDKMVRVSLQQEALEVPPQDIITRDNVTLKVNAVIFLRVVDPRRAVVEVKNYLYQTSQFAQTTLRSVLGEVELDELLSHREKLNLRIQSILDQHTAPWGVKVANVEVKQVDMPESMLRAMAKQAEAEREKRSKIIHAEGEFSAAQRLVDAAHLLATEPVSIQLRYLQTLTEIGVEKNTTIVFPLPVDLLEGLQSLIDRRMKDRAAPAGSGT
- a CDS encoding SPOR domain-containing protein; this encodes MDSQDQEVTLGTGRLLGLFFGLVIVCALFFSMGFSLGRKSAAEPVLAAGTAVIHTSGATKPSPTVPETPVKPDCASGGECPPDNGARSSSDELTFYKAVEQNEPKAKLESPAKPPAPQASTRTIESKPTTPEATKPVSLSVGYMVQVAAVTKQDDADALVNALRKKNYPVLTTNGPTDKFYHVQVGPFRDVREAESMRSKLTGDGYNPILKK
- a CDS encoding sulfite oxidase-like oxidoreductase is translated as MLFEGNERKRREREMRQAGRLPPGQSLTLKWPVLHYGSVPRFDPAKWDFQLRGLVEKPLRLSWEEFNRLPKSEVHSDFHCVTRWSRFDNTWTGVLFRDMLQLVQLRPEANHVLVHGEQGYTANLPLADLDRDNVLFATHHDGEPLLPDHGYPLRLIVPHLYAWKSVKWVRGLEFLDHDQAGFWEQNGYHMYGDPFKEQRFSE